The proteins below are encoded in one region of Gopherus flavomarginatus isolate rGopFla2 chromosome 12, rGopFla2.mat.asm, whole genome shotgun sequence:
- the AANAT gene encoding serotonin N-acetyltransferase gives MSVISALPFLKPIHQRPLRSSPGRQRRHTLPASEFRCLTPEDAISVFEIEREAFISVSGDCPLHLDEIRHFLNLCPELSLGWFEEGRLVAFIIGSLWDQEKLSQDALTLHKPGGTTVHIHALAVHRTFRQQGKGSILMWRYLQYLRCLPYVRRAVLMCEDFLIPFYRKCGFKVQGPCEVTVGSLAFVEMQYPVRGHAFMRRNSGC, from the exons ATGTCCGTGATCAGCGCCTTGCCTTTCTTGAAGCCCATTCACCAGAGGCCTCTGCGGAGCTCGCCTGGACGCCAACGCCGCCACACGCTTCCCGCCAGCGAGTTCCGGTGCCTCACTCCTGAGGATGCAATCAGCGTATTTGAGATTGAGAGAGAAG CATTTATCTCCGTTTCGGGCGACTGCCCCCTTCACCTAGATGAGATCCGCCACTTTCTGAACCTGTGCCCTGAGCTGTCGCTTGGCTGGTTTGAAGAAGGCCGTCTGGTGGCTTTCATTATAGGCTCCCTTTGGGACCAGGAAAAACTCAGCCAG GACGCACTGACTCTGCACAAGCCTGGTGGCACCACCGTGCACATCCACGCGCTGGCCGTGCACCGCACCTTCCGCCAGCAGGGCAAGGGCTCCATCCTGATGTGGCGCTACCTGCAGTACCTCCGCTGCCTGCCCTACGTGCGGCGGGCCGTGCTGATGTGTGAGGACTTCCTCATCCCCTTCTACCGGAAATGCGGCTTCAAAGTGCAGGGCCCCTGCGAGGTCACCGTGGGCTCGCTGGCGTTCGTTGAGATGCAGTACCCTGTGCGTGGCCACGCCTTCATGCGCAGAAACAGTGGCTGCTGA